In the Vanessa cardui chromosome 10, ilVanCard2.1, whole genome shotgun sequence genome, one interval contains:
- the LOC124532890 gene encoding esterase FE4-like yields the protein MWLQGLVLCACAVVATAEESWRIVNIDQGPVKGYRAPEGHFVFYGIPYATTPIGPNKFKPPLPPPTWDEPFEAIQKHVICPQKIRDRDTVGVVLNPQEDCLITNIYVPDTEETNLSVVVYVHGGSYQFGYGTVRTAINLLNSKKIIIVNFNYRVGAHGLLCLGTEDVPGNAGMKDQVALLRWVQRNIASFGGNPNDVTIDGWSAGSSAVDLVMISKLARGLFHKVIPESGSNTASFSVQVDPIANAKMIARELNFDDVHNITALEAFYKSIPFDLLYSVDVGNQQDSSTVFAPCVERYLGQEMFLDDYPANILKSGNYPKVPMLYGVTEMEGMFRVPNFNKWKDMMNENFGDFLPEDLAFESDEEKEYVVEKVKKFYFGDEPVSEKNILQYVQYFTDVMFAYGTAKAVKLQVEAGNNQIYLYEYGYADENSNYIVHTQTRGATHCAQTTAVMDSDNEDLLSDAYKKIKVVVRDLWLNFITTGNPVPEGSSHIPWPPVGQNRTPYMFIDRELTLKKQFMQDRALFWDEIYEKYYRAPVPPFPY from the exons ATGTGGCTACAAGGGCTTGTGTTGTGCGCGTGCGCAGTGGTAGCTACAGCAGAGGAATCATGGCGTATAGTTAATATAGATCAAGGTCCTGTCAAAGGATATAGAGCGCCTGAAGGGCACTTCGTATTTTACGGGATACCGTATGCTACAACACCCATCGGCCCCAATAAGTTTAAG CCACCACTTCCGCCTCCAACTTGGGACGAACCCTTCGAAGCAATTCAGAAGCACGTAATTTGTCCACAAAAGATTCGTGATCGTGATACTGTAGGCGTCGTTTTGAATCCTCAAGAAGATTGTCTCATAACGAACATTTATGTACCTGATACCGAAGAAACAAATTTGTCAGTAGTGGTTTATGTTCACGGCGGATCATATCAATTTGGTTATGGTACTGTAAGGACAGCAATAAATCTATTGAAtagtaagaaaattattattgtgaATTTTAACTATCGCGTCGGTGCTCACGGATTACTTTGTCTTGGAACCGAAGATGTACCTGGTAACGCTGGTATGAAAGACCAAGTAGCATTGCTACGATGGGTACAAAGGAATATTGCAAGCTTTGGTGGAAATCCAAATGACGTCACAATCGACGGATGGAGTGCTGGATCTTCTGCTGTCGATCTTGTCATGATCTCCAAGCTAGCGAGAGGATTATTTCACAAAGTAATCCCAGAAAGTGGTTCTAACACCGCTTCTTTTAGTGTGCAGGTCGACCCAATTGCTAACGCCAAGATGATCGCAAGAGAACTAAACTTTGATGACGTTCATAACATAACTGCTTTAGAAGCGTTTTATAAGAGCATACCATTTGATTTGCTGTACTCCGTTGACGTTGGAAACCAACAAGATTCTTCCACAGTATTTGCTCCCTGTGTCGAGCGTTATTTAGGTCAGGAAATGTTCCTAGACGACTACCcagcaaatatattaaaaagtggtAACTACCCTAAAGTACCGATGCTATATGGAGTCACTGAAATGGAAGGCATGTTCCGTGTACCGAATTTTAACAAGTGGAAGGATATGATGAATGAAAACTTTGGGGATTTTCTACCGGAAGATTTGGCTTTTGAAAGCGATGAAGAAAAGGAGTATGTTGTAGAGAAAGTTAAGAAATTCTACTTTGGCGATGAGCCAGTgagcgaaaaaaatattttacaatatgtacaatattttactGACGTGATGTTTGCGTATGGAACGGCGAAAGCTGTTAAACTACAAGTAGAAGCtggaaataatcaaatatacttGTACGAATACGGATATGCTGATGAGAATAGCAATTATATCGTGCACACACAAACACGCGGTGCGACCCACTGTGCGCAAACGACTGCAGTCATGGATTCAGACAACGAAGATTTACTTTCAGAcgcatacaaaaaaataaaagtggtTGTAAGAGACCTATGGCTAAATTTCATTACGACTGG GAATCCGGTTCCAGAAGGTTCTTCACATATACCATGGCCCCCTGTAGGTCAAAATAGAACTCCCTACATGTTCATAGATAGagaattgacattaaaaaagcAGTTTATGCAAGATCGTGCTCTTTTCTGGGacgaaatatatgaaaaatactaCAGGGCGCCTGTCCCACCATTCCCTTACTAA